The following proteins are co-located in the Candidatus Latescibacter sp. genome:
- a CDS encoding prepilin peptidase, whose protein sequence is MLSFFLFIIGTVLGSFSNVCIHRLPRGESIIHP, encoded by the coding sequence ATGCTTTCTTTCTTTCTATTCATCATTGGTACGGTTCTGGGGAGTTTTTCCAATGTCTGCATTCACCGTCTCCCCAGGGGAGAATCTATCATCCATCCC